GGCGACCGCCTCCAGGTCCAGGTGGTTGGTCGGCTCGTCCAGGAGGAGCAGGTCGCCCGGGTCGAGCAGCGCCGCCGCCAGCGCGACCCGCACCCGCTCGCCGCCGCTCAGCTGCCGGCCGGGCGCGTGCCAGCGCGCCTCGGGCAGCCCGAGGCCGTGCAGGACGGCCTCGATCCGGTTGCGGTAGGCCCAGCCGCCGCCCTGCCGGAAGCCCTCCTGCAGCGCGCCATAGCGGTCCAGGAGCTCCGGCGGCGCCTCCCCCCGGGCCAGCAGCGCCTCCATCTCGCCGAGCTCGGCCTCCTGGCGGCGCAGCTCGGCGAAGGCGGCCTCGGCGCGCTCCCAGGGCGTGCGCTCGTCGGCGGCGCCGGCGTCCTGCGCGACGTAGCGCAGGCGAAGGCCGGCGCGCCTGCGCACGCGGCCCGCGTCCGGGAGGAGCTCGCCGGCCATGAGGCGGAGAAGGGTGCTCTTGCCCGCGCCGTTCCGGCCGACCACGCCGATGCGCTGGCCCGGCTCCACGGCCAGCGAGACGCCCTCCAACACCGGCTCGCCGCCGGCCCACCAGGCGACCTCCTCCAGCACCAGAAGCGACATCGTGCCCGGCCGTCCACCCCTCCGCGCCCAGGCTCACGAGCGCAGGCGGGCACCCGCCTCCCGCAGCCGTGCCCGGACCGCCTCGTGGACGCGAGCCACCTCCTCGTCGCTCAGCGTCCGGTCGGCCGCCCGGTAGGTGAGCGAGAAGGCGAGGCTCTTTCTCCCTGCGCCGATCTCCTCTCCATGGTACACGTCGAAGAGGACCAGGCGATCGAGCCAGGGGCCGGCCGCCTGGCGGATGATCTCCGCCATCCGCTCCGCCGGCTCCTCCTCCGCCACCACCAGCGACAGGTCGCGTTCCACCCCGGGGTAGCGGGCCAGCGGGGCCGGGCGGCCCGGCGGCTCCGCCAGGCGGAGGACCGCCTCCAGGTCGAGCTCGCCCGCCACCACCCCCTCCGGCAGGTCGAGGCGGGCGGCCGCGGTGGGATGAAGCTCGCCCACCCAGCCGATGGGCTCCCCGGCGGCCAGCACCCGCGCCGCGCGGCCGGGGTGGAGCGCCGCCGGGCCGCCCGGCTCGAAGCGGGCGCCGCGCACCGCCGTCCGCTCCAAGAGCGCCTCCATCAGCCCCTTGGCCGTGTAGAAGTCGGCGGGGCGCCCGCGGTCGGCCCAGCTCCACGCCAGCCGCCCCCGCACCAGGAAGCCGGCCGCCGCCCGCTCCCTCACGCTCCCCTCCTCGTCCAGCGCGAAGCAGCGCCCCAGCTCGAAGAGCGCCCACTCCTCCCGCCCCTGGCGGCGGTTCTCCTCCGCCGCCTCGAGCAGCGAGGGGAGCAGCGAGGGCTCCAGCACGGCCTGCTCGCGGCTGATGGGGTTGGCCAGGCGCGGGCAGCGCCCGACATCGAAGCCGAGCAGCCGCAGCCGCTCCTCGCCCTGCAGGGGGTAGCCGACGCTCTCGCTCAGGCCCGCTCCGGCCAGCGTCTCGCGCACCAGGCGGCGAAGCTCTCCCGGCCGGTCCGGCTCGGGCAGGCCGGCCGGCGCCGCCGGCAGGCGCGCGGGAAGGCGCTCGTAGCCGGCCAGCCGCCCCGCCTCCTCGGCCAGGTCGGCCTCGCCCTCCACGTCGCCCCGCCAGCTGGGCACCGCCACGCGCCAGCCGCCGCCCTCCGCCGCCTCGAAGCGGAAGCCCAGCCGCTCCAGGAGGGCGCGTAGTTCGCCGTCGTCCAGCTCCAGGCCCAGGAGCGAGCGGATCCGCCCGGGGCGCCAGGCCAGCCGGCGTTCCGCGGGCAGCGCGCCCGTCGCCTCGGCGGCCGCCACCAGGCGGCCGCCCGTCCAGGCCGTCATCAGCTCGGCCGCGCGCAGGGCGGCCGAGCGCTGCAGCGCCGGGTCGACGCCCTTCTCGAAGCGCGCGGCCGCCTCGCTGGGCAGCCCCAGGCGGCGGGAGGTCCGCCGGATGGCGCGCGGCTCGAACCAGGCCGACTCGAGCAGGATGCGGCGCGTCCGGGCACCCACCTGGCTCTCCGCGCCGCCCATGACGCCGGCCAGGCCGACGGGCCGCTCCCCGCTGACGATGAGCAGATCCTCCGCGGCCAGCTCCCGCTCCACGCCGTCCAGGGTGAGCAGCCGCTCGCCCGGCCGTGCGCGCCGCACCCCCACCTGCAGGCGGCCGCGGCGGCTCTCCAGCCGGTCGGCGTCGAAGGCGTGAAGCGGCTGCCCCGTCTCCAGCATGACGTAGTTGGTGGCGTCGACGAGCGCGTTGATGGGGCGCAGCCCGGCGGCGCGGAGGCGGCGCTGGACCTCGGGCGGCGAGGGCAGCGGGCGGACGTCCTCCAGGAGCAGCGCCACGTACCGGCCGCAGCCGTCGGGCGCCTCCAGCCGGAGCTCGGGCGCCTCCGGATGGCCGAGGAGCCGCTCCCACTCCACCTCGGGCCGGATCGGCCCGGGAAGCGGCAGGGCGAAGCGGGCGGCCACCTCGCGGGCGACGCCCAGGACGCTCTGGCAGTGGACGGCGTAGTTGGGGGTCAGCTCCAGCTCCAGCACCGCGTCGCCCACCGGCAGGTAACGTTCGGCCGGCTCGCCCGGGCTGCCGGCGGGCAGCTCCAGGATGCCGCTGTGGTCGCCGCCCGGCAGGCCCAGCTCGTCGCCCGAGCAGAGCATGCCCTCGGAGAGGAGGCCGCGGAAGCGGACGGCGGCCAGCGGCTCGCTGCGACCGGGAAGGAGCGTCCCGGGAGGCGCCCAGACCGCCAGCTGGCTGGCGCGCAGGTTGGGGGCGCCGGAGACGACCTGCACCTCGCGTCCCAGGCCGGCGTCCAGGCGGCAGAGGCGGAGCTGGTCGGCGGCGGGGTGCGCCTCCACCGCCAGCACGCGGGCGACGCGGAGGCCCTCCAGGCGGCGGGGCCCCAGCTCCAGGGCGGCCACCTCCAGCCCCTGGAGCGGAAGGAGCCGCGCCAGCTCCTCCGCCCCTACCGGCGGCTCCACGAACTCGCGCAGCCAGAGCCAGTCAACGCGCATGGACGGCCCTCCCCCCCCGGAACGGTTCCAGCCAGCGCAGGTCGTTGCGGTAGAGCAGACGGATGTCGTCGATGCGGTAGAGGAGCATGGCCACGCGCTCGATGCCCAGGCCGAAGGCGAAGCCGCTCACTTCCTCGGGATCGTAGCCGCCGTTCCGCAGCACCACCGGGTGGACCATGCCGGCGCCCAGGATCTCCAGCCAGCCGGAACCGCAGACGCTGCAGCCGGCCCCTCCGCAGAGGGTGCAGCTGACGTCCACCTCCACGCTGGGCTCGGTGAAGGGAAAGTAGCTGGGCCGCAGCCGGATGCGCGTGCCGGCGCCGAAGAGGCCGCGCGCCAGCGCCTCCAGCGTCCCCTTCAGGTCGGCCAGGCTGAGGCCGCGGTCGACGCTCAGCCCCTCCACCTGGTGGAAGACGGGCGAATGGCGGGCGTCGTCGTCCCGCCGGTAGACGCGTCCCGGGGAGATCATGCGCACCGGCAGGCGCGGCGCGTGGGCCCGCATGTAGCGGATCTGCCCGGGCGAGGTGTGGGTGCGCAGCAGGAGGCTGCCCGCCTCCTCCCGCCCGCCGACCAGGTAGAAGGTGTCCTGCATGTCCCGCGCCGGGTGGTCGGGCGGGATGTTGAGCGCGGTAAAGTTGAGCTCGTCGCTCTCCACCTCCGGCCCTTCCCAGATCTCGTAGCCGAGCGCCAGCATGATGGACTCCACCCGCTCCTCGGCCAGGCGCAGGGGGTGAAAGGCCCCCAGCGGCACCGGCGCCCCGGGGAGGGTGACGTCGAGCCGTTCGCGGGCCAGGCGCTCCTCCAGCTCCGCCTCCGCCAAGCGGGCGGCGCGCTCCGCCAGCGCGCTCTCGATGCGCGCCTTGGCGCGATTGAGGCGCTCGCCCCAGGCGCGCCGCTCGCCCTCGGGCAGCGCCGGCAGGCGGCGGAAGGCCTGGGTGAGACGGCCCTTCCGGCCCAGCCAGGCGACGCGCAGCGACTCCAGCTCCTCCGGCGAGGCGGCCCGCGCCACCGCCTCCAGCGCCTCGCCGGCCATCGCCTCGGGTTCCGCTTCCTTCCGCTCCTCCATCCCCCCACCCCCGTCTGCGAAGTCTTTCCGCCCCCCGGCCGCCCGTCGCCGAGCGGCCCGGAAGGCACAAAAAAGCCGCCCCACCAGGGGCGGGAAGAGAGACCGCGGTACCACCCTGCTTCCTCCGCGGCTCCGGTTCCGTCCGTCCCCGGACGGGACCGGGCCTCGCGGGGCTCCTCGCGCGCTAACGGGCGCACCCGGGTCCGCCTGGCGTGGCCGCGGAAGGGAGGCTGGAACGGCCTGCCCCCACCCGCCACCTCGGCGGACCGGCTCGGGGGCGAACTTCGCGTCGGCGCGCCGCAGCCGGCTTCCAGTCGTGGCCGGCCTCCCTGGCGCGGCGGGGCCGCGCTACTCTCCCCCTCATGGCCGGGGAGACGCCGGCGGGCTACCCGTTCCCGCCGAGCAGGCTCCGGTAGAGCAGATAGGCCAGGATCGAACCGGTACGCTCGAAGATCGCCCAGAAGAAGTCGGCCGCCTGCACGGTGGGACTGCCCCCTTCCGGGATCAACCGCTTCTGCGCCTCCGCGCCCGCCGGCCGGAGACCCGCGGGTACGTGCGCATTATAGCATCGCTTTTTGCATGCCGGCAGCCCTCTGGCGCGCCGCTTCGTAAAGAATGATGGCACCGGCGACGGCCGCGTTCAACGACTCGCCCGCCGCCATGGGGATGGTGACCGCCTCCGCCCGCCGGCGGAGGGCGGCCGAGACCCCTTCCGCCTCGTTGCCCACCGCCACCGCCACCCGCCCCTCCAGCCGGCTCGACCAGAGCGGACGGCCGCCCCGCGGCATGGCCGCCAGGAGACGCCAGCCGCCCGCCTCCAGCAGCTCCCGGAGCTCCTCCTCCGCCACGTCCCAGCGCAAGGGAAGGCGGAGGACGGCGCCCATGGAGCCCCGCACCGCCTTGGGGCTCCAGGCGTCGGCTGTCCCGCGCAGCAGGACGGCGGCGGTACAGCCCATGGCCTCTGCCACGCGCAGCAGGGTACCCAGGTTGCCCGGATCCCGGAGGCGGTCGACCACCAGCAGCGGGCCGCCCTCCTCCCGCGGGCGGCCGTCCCAGGGCGCCGGCATGCGCACCGCCAGCGCCACACCCTCGGGGCTCTCCAGCTCGCTCAGCTGCAGGTAGAGCGGGCGCCGGACCTCCAGCAGCCGGCCGGCAGGAAGGCCCGCGGCCAAGCCGCGGGCCTCCTCCCCCAGCATCTCCGGCGCCAGGACGGCCGCCTCCACCTCCAGTCCCGCCGCCAGCACCTCCCGCGCCAGCCGTACCCCTTCCACGAGAAAGAGCCGCTCCCGGTGGCGCAGCCGCCGGTCCCGGGCGAGGCGGCGCAGGTGGCGGAGCCGCGGGTTGGCCGCGCTCTCGATCCGCACGCGGATCAGAGCGCCGCCCGCGCCCGCTCCACCAGGCGGTCGAAGCCGGCCCGGTCGCGGACCGCCATCTCCGCCAGCATCTTCCGGTTGATGGCCACGCCGGCCCGCTTCAGGCCGGCGATGAGCCGGCTGTACGTGAGGCCCTGCTGCCGCGCGGCGGCGTTGATGCGGGCGATCCAGAGCCGCCGGAACTGGCGCTTGCGCAGCCTGCGGTGCCGGTAGGCGTGCGCCAGCGCGTGCATCACCGTCTCGTTGGCAGGGCGGAAGAGAGCGTGGCGGCCGCCGAAGTAGCCCTTGGCCAGCTTGAGGATCTTCTTGTGACGGCGGCGGCTCCTGGGCCCGCCCTTGACACGCGTCATCCCGAGCCCTCCTCCGGATCAGACGCCCGGCAGCAGCCGGCGCAGCCGCCGCTCGTCGGCGCGGCTGACCAGCGCCGGCTTCTCCAGGCGCCGAAGCTGCTTCTTGGTCTTGGTGCGTGCGTTGTGGTGGTCGTAGGCACGCTGCCGCCGCAGGTGCCCCTTGGCGGT
The genomic region above belongs to Bacillota bacterium and contains:
- a CDS encoding ATP-binding cassette domain-containing protein, which encodes MSLLVLEEVAWWAGGEPVLEGVSLAVEPGQRIGVVGRNGAGKSTLLRLMAGELLPDAGRVRRRAGLRLRYVAQDAGAADERTPWERAEAAFAELRRQEAELGEMEALLARGEAPPELLDRYGALQEGFRQGGGWAYRNRIEAVLHGLGLPEARWHAPGRQLSGGERVRVALAAALLDPGDLLLLDEPTNHLDLEAVAWLEEALLAVASALVIVAHDRQLLDRVPALTWEVAGGRVRSYPGGWSRYVELREAERRRREEEELRRERETARLRAFIERNRAGRLARQAKSREKRLERLLEEAAEPAGGARREAAAPRLAAAAGRLSVGGALALRLDR
- the pheT gene encoding phenylalanine--tRNA ligase subunit beta, with the protein product MRVDWLWLREFVEPPVGAEELARLLPLQGLEVAALELGPRRLEGLRVARVLAVEAHPAADQLRLCRLDAGLGREVQVVSGAPNLRASQLAVWAPPGTLLPGRSEPLAAVRFRGLLSEGMLCSGDELGLPGGDHSGILELPAGSPGEPAERYLPVGDAVLELELTPNYAVHCQSVLGVAREVAARFALPLPGPIRPEVEWERLLGHPEAPELRLEAPDGCGRYVALLLEDVRPLPSPPEVQRRLRAAGLRPINALVDATNYVMLETGQPLHAFDADRLESRRGRLQVGVRRARPGERLLTLDGVERELAAEDLLIVSGERPVGLAGVMGGAESQVGARTRRILLESAWFEPRAIRRTSRRLGLPSEAAARFEKGVDPALQRSAALRAAELMTAWTGGRLVAAAEATGALPAERRLAWRPGRIRSLLGLELDDGELRALLERLGFRFEAAEGGGWRVAVPSWRGDVEGEADLAEEAGRLAGYERLPARLPAAPAGLPEPDRPGELRRLVRETLAGAGLSESVGYPLQGEERLRLLGFDVGRCPRLANPISREQAVLEPSLLPSLLEAAEENRRQGREEWALFELGRCFALDEEGSVRERAAAGFLVRGRLAWSWADRGRPADFYTAKGLMEALLERTAVRGARFEPGGPAALHPGRAARVLAAGEPIGWVGELHPTAAARLDLPEGVVAGELDLEAVLRLAEPPGRPAPLARYPGVERDLSLVVAEEEPAERMAEIIRQAAGPWLDRLVLFDVYHGEEIGAGRKSLAFSLTYRAADRTLSDEEVARVHEAVRARLREAGARLRS
- the pheS gene encoding phenylalanine--tRNA ligase subunit alpha, with product MEERKEAEPEAMAGEALEAVARAASPEELESLRVAWLGRKGRLTQAFRRLPALPEGERRAWGERLNRAKARIESALAERAARLAEAELEERLARERLDVTLPGAPVPLGAFHPLRLAEERVESIMLALGYEIWEGPEVESDELNFTALNIPPDHPARDMQDTFYLVGGREEAGSLLLRTHTSPGQIRYMRAHAPRLPVRMISPGRVYRRDDDARHSPVFHQVEGLSVDRGLSLADLKGTLEALARGLFGAGTRIRLRPSYFPFTEPSVEVDVSCTLCGGAGCSVCGSGWLEILGAGMVHPVVLRNGGYDPEEVSGFAFGLGIERVAMLLYRIDDIRLLYRNDLRWLEPFRGGRAVHAR
- a CDS encoding YqzL family protein, giving the protein MQAADFFWAIFERTGSILAYLLYRSLLGGNG
- a CDS encoding RNA methyltransferase, yielding MRIESAANPRLRHLRRLARDRRLRHRERLFLVEGVRLAREVLAAGLEVEAAVLAPEMLGEEARGLAAGLPAGRLLEVRRPLYLQLSELESPEGVALAVRMPAPWDGRPREEGGPLLVVDRLRDPGNLGTLLRVAEAMGCTAAVLLRGTADAWSPKAVRGSMGAVLRLPLRWDVAEEELRELLEAGGWRLLAAMPRGGRPLWSSRLEGRVAVAVGNEAEGVSAALRRRAEAVTIPMAAGESLNAAVAGAIILYEAARQRAAGMQKAML
- the rplT gene encoding 50S ribosomal protein L20 is translated as MTRVKGGPRSRRRHKKILKLAKGYFGGRHALFRPANETVMHALAHAYRHRRLRKRQFRRLWIARINAAARQQGLTYSRLIAGLKRAGVAINRKMLAEMAVRDRAGFDRLVERARAAL
- the rpmI gene encoding 50S ribosomal protein L35, which encodes MPKMKTHRGAAKRFKVTAKGHLRRQRAYDHHNARTKTKKQLRRLEKPALVSRADERRLRRLLPGV